A window of the Thalassophryne amazonica chromosome 11, fThaAma1.1, whole genome shotgun sequence genome harbors these coding sequences:
- the slc25a51b gene encoding solute carrier family 25 member 51 encodes MCIKAPMAVGTMDSKPTRTPHPQASLTNGGNSQLIAGPVSTILGPQSKPYVCGSIAAVTNIVVTFPIQKVLFRQQLHGVLTSEAVRQLQRDGLRTLYRGLLPPMLQKSTTLAIMFGLYEDFSRVLLNRVSGTGVPELATRSFAAALAGAGEVILVPFERVQTLLQDHRHYGRFNNTAHTFRTLLIEYGVTECYRGLVPILLRNSCSNALFFGLRGPIKEQLPEATSRTGHLINDFVCGGVLGAGLGFMFYPLNVVKFRAQSQVGGAFQPVNLVLLTVWRERGGSLKKLFRGAHLNYHRSLLSWGIINATYEFLLKLL; translated from the coding sequence ATGTGCATCAAGGCTCCCATGGCTGTTGGTACCATGGACTCCAAGCCTACCCGGACACCTCATCCTCAGGCCTCCTTGACTAATGGAGGCAACTCTCAGTTAATTGCTGGGCCTGTGAGCACCATACTGGGGCCTCAAAGTAAGCCCTATGTCTGCGGCTCTATTGCAGCTGTTACCAATATTGTGGTGACCTTCCCCATCCAGAAGGTGCTGTTCCGTCAGCAGCTGCATGGTGTGCTTACCAGTGAGGCAGTGCGGCAGCTCCAAAGGGATGGACTAAGGACTCTCTATCGTGGTCTTTTACCACCAATGCTCCAGAAGAGCACTACATTGGCCATCATGTTTGGTTTGTATGAAGACTTCTCCAGAGTATTGCTGAACAGGGTCAGTGGCACTGGTGTGCCGGAGCTGGCTACACGAAGTTTTGCTGCAGCACTGGCAGGAGCCGGAGAGGTCATTCTGGTACCATTTGAACGTGTACAGACTCTCCTGCAAGACCATCGGCACTACGGACGCTTCAACAACACAGCCCACACTTTCCGGACACTTCTGATTGAGTATGGCGTCACAGAGTGCTACCGTGGTCTTGTGCCCATACTACTTCGTAATAGCTGCAGCAATGCACTCTTCTTTGGGCTTCGTGGGCCCATTAAGGAGCAACTCCCAGAAGCCACTAGCCGGACAGGTCATCTGATTAATGATTTTGTATGTGGCGGTGTGTTGGGAGCAGGCCTAGGGTTCATGTTCTATCCATTAAATGTGGTGAAATTCCGGGCCCAATCTCAGGTTGGTGGAGCCTTCCAACCTGTCAATTTGGTGCTGCTAACAGTGTGGAGAGAAAGGGGTGGTAGCCTAAAAAAACTCTTCCGAGGAGCACACCTCAACTACCACCGCTCTCTCCTTTCATGGGGCATTATTAACGCAACGTATGAATTTCTTTTGAAACTTCTGTGA